Proteins encoded in a region of the Acidobacteriota bacterium genome:
- the accD gene encoding acetyl-CoA carboxylase, carboxyltransferase subunit beta, with the protein MAWFKRTDTELEISADTKKVRTEGLWVKCDGCRQIIWKKDLEENANVCPKCDRHFRIDARTRLELLLDPGFKIEDTGIVSTDPLKFVDVRPYEERLRKAQAETELADAILNAEGTIKGKPVVVSAMEYSFIGGSMGAVVGEAITRAIERATFQRHPLVIVSASGGARMMEGVVSLMQMAKISAALARLDEVRVPYVSVLTDPTTGGVTASYAMLGDLNIAEPGALIGFAGPRVIEQTIRQKLPEGFQRSEFLLEKGFLDAIVPRRELKDYIARAFDFMAA; encoded by the coding sequence ATGGCCTGGTTCAAGCGCACCGACACCGAACTCGAGATCTCGGCGGACACCAAAAAGGTCCGCACCGAAGGCCTATGGGTGAAGTGTGATGGATGCCGCCAGATCATCTGGAAAAAAGACCTGGAAGAGAACGCGAACGTCTGCCCGAAGTGCGATCGCCACTTCCGCATCGACGCGCGCACGCGCCTCGAGCTGCTGCTCGACCCTGGATTCAAGATCGAAGACACCGGCATCGTCTCCACCGACCCGCTGAAGTTCGTGGACGTCCGCCCGTATGAAGAGCGGCTGCGCAAGGCGCAAGCCGAGACCGAACTCGCCGACGCCATCCTCAACGCCGAAGGCACCATCAAGGGCAAGCCCGTGGTGGTGAGTGCGATGGAGTACTCGTTCATCGGCGGCAGCATGGGCGCGGTCGTGGGCGAGGCCATCACGCGGGCCATCGAGCGCGCGACCTTTCAGCGACATCCGTTGGTCATCGTCTCCGCGTCGGGCGGCGCGCGCATGATGGAAGGCGTGGTCTCGCTCATGCAGATGGCGAAGATTTCCGCCGCGCTGGCGCGGCTGGACGAGGTCAGAGTTCCCTACGTGAGCGTGCTCACCGATCCGACCACCGGCGGCGTGACCGCCAGCTACGCCATGCTCGGCGACCTGAACATCGCGGAGCCGGGCGCGCTCATCGGATTCGCCGGGCCGCGCGTGATCGAGCAGACTATCCGGCAGAAACTGCCCGAGGGATTCCAGCGCTCGGAATTCCTGCTGGAAAAGGGCTTCCTCGACGCCATCGTGCCCCGCCGCGAGCTCAAGGACTACATCGCGCGCGCCTTCGATTTCATGGCGGCGTGA
- a CDS encoding response regulator, with protein sequence MCPQALLCSPDPQVVTAIQRILNASGIELEVCTHPEAGRSRLEQQKYDAVFVDCDDMPLGAELLPALRATPSNRQAIAFALLNGTTGAREAYALGANFTLEKPLTVEVTTRTLRAAAGLIARERRRYFARTSASMCSSGSGTRCATQGARLSTPR encoded by the coding sequence ATGTGCCCACAAGCGCTGTTGTGCAGCCCGGATCCGCAGGTCGTCACCGCCATCCAACGCATCCTCAACGCTTCCGGCATCGAGCTCGAAGTCTGCACCCATCCGGAGGCCGGCAGGTCGCGGCTCGAGCAGCAGAAATACGATGCCGTGTTCGTGGACTGCGACGACATGCCGCTCGGCGCCGAGCTGCTGCCAGCGCTGCGCGCCACGCCCTCGAACCGCCAGGCCATCGCGTTTGCGCTGCTCAACGGCACCACCGGGGCGCGCGAGGCCTACGCGCTAGGGGCGAATTTCACGCTCGAAAAGCCGCTCACCGTCGAGGTCACCACGCGCACGCTGCGCGCCGCCGCCGGATTGATCGCGCGCGAGCGCCGCCGCTACTTCGCCAGGACGTCTGCGTCAATGTGCAGCTCTGGGTCCGGAACACGGTGCGCGACGCAGGGTGCACGACTGAGCACTCCGCGCTGA
- the cobO gene encoding cob(I)yrinic acid a,c-diamide adenosyltransferase, whose protein sequence is MADTRKGLIIVNTGPGKGKTTAAMGTALRAVGNGLRVLMLQFLKGSWHYGELDAVAAFGDKFVMKQMGRGFVKVGGAETDPEDVKLVEAAWAEAEQAIVSGEWDLVILDEINYAISYNMLDPQKVAEVLKRKPEQVHVILTGRNAHPAIVELADTVTEMREVKHAYQKGIMAQRGIEY, encoded by the coding sequence ATGGCTGACACGCGCAAAGGCCTCATCATCGTGAACACCGGCCCAGGTAAGGGCAAGACGACCGCTGCCATGGGCACGGCGCTGCGTGCCGTGGGCAATGGCTTGCGCGTGCTGATGCTGCAGTTCCTCAAGGGCTCGTGGCACTATGGCGAGCTCGACGCGGTTGCCGCCTTCGGCGACAAGTTCGTGATGAAGCAGATGGGCCGCGGCTTCGTGAAAGTGGGCGGCGCCGAGACTGATCCCGAAGACGTGAAGCTGGTCGAGGCGGCGTGGGCCGAGGCGGAGCAGGCCATCGTTTCAGGCGAGTGGGATCTCGTCATCCTCGACGAGATCAACTACGCCATCAGCTACAACATGCTCGACCCGCAGAAGGTGGCGGAGGTGTTGAAGCGCAAGCCCGAGCAGGTGCATGTGATATTGACGGGACGCAACGCGCATCCCGCGATCGTCGAGCTGGCCGATACCGTCACCGAGATGCGTGAGGTGAAGCACGCCTACCAGAAGGGCATCATGGCGCAGCGGGGAATCGAGTACTGA
- a CDS encoding bifunctional folylpolyglutamate synthase/dihydrofolate synthase: protein MSTYIQSVEKLLALGHELHLTPAAKFDLDHTRVLLAALGNPERRFASVLIAGTNGKGSTAATLASILAAAGHRTGLYTSPHLLRINERIVVFSNSCNGEEISEPEFAEIHQRVDQAAQELVQQGKLPWHPSFFETLTAMAFEYFASTGVEIAVLEVGMGGRLDATNVTEPALSVITDIALDHQKFLGDTITEIAREKAGIIRANGVLVTLPQHPEANEVIGKVAQERNARGVSAVPYMPPVSPNADSTRVAAGDSLAGPSPDLRNRYQLELNGETILVDSPLVGRHQLRNLALAIAAAVELNKFGFKVAAKDIARGIRETRWPGRLQLIERDGQQYLLDVAHNPAGAWALRSALSSYFEDRPLVFVFAALRDKAIAEMADILFPLAERVVATTVANPRAASPEEIRDAAARTGADTVCRPDPADALRVAKDLARCKALVVVTGSIYLVGEALQQLGADR, encoded by the coding sequence ATGAGCACTTACATCCAATCCGTCGAGAAGCTGCTCGCGCTTGGGCATGAGCTCCACCTCACGCCCGCGGCGAAGTTCGATCTCGACCACACGCGCGTGCTGCTCGCGGCGTTGGGCAATCCCGAGCGCCGCTTCGCTTCCGTGCTCATCGCGGGGACGAACGGTAAGGGCTCCACCGCCGCGACGCTCGCTTCCATCCTCGCTGCTGCCGGACACCGCACCGGGCTCTACACCTCGCCGCATCTCCTCCGCATCAACGAGCGGATCGTTGTTTTCTCGAACAGCTGCAACGGAGAGGAGATCTCGGAGCCGGAGTTCGCCGAGATACATCAGCGCGTGGACCAGGCGGCGCAAGAGTTGGTTCAGCAAGGCAAGCTGCCCTGGCATCCGAGTTTCTTCGAGACGCTCACCGCGATGGCCTTCGAGTACTTCGCCTCCACCGGCGTAGAGATCGCCGTGCTCGAGGTTGGCATGGGCGGTCGGCTCGATGCCACCAACGTCACCGAGCCTGCGCTTTCGGTCATCACCGACATCGCGCTCGACCACCAGAAGTTCCTGGGCGATACCATCACCGAGATCGCGCGCGAGAAGGCCGGCATCATCCGCGCCAACGGCGTGCTGGTCACGCTGCCGCAACATCCGGAGGCCAACGAGGTCATCGGCAAGGTGGCGCAGGAGCGCAACGCGCGCGGCGTAAGCGCGGTGCCCTACATGCCGCCAGTCTCGCCCAATGCGGACTCGACTCGTGTGGCGGCCGGCGACTCGCTCGCCGGCCCCTCTCCTGATTTACGCAATCGCTACCAGTTGGAGCTCAACGGCGAGACCATCCTGGTCGACTCTCCCTTGGTCGGACGCCACCAGCTGCGCAACCTCGCACTCGCCATTGCCGCGGCGGTCGAGCTGAACAAGTTCGGCTTCAAGGTAGCAGCCAAGGACATCGCCCGCGGCATCCGCGAGACGCGCTGGCCCGGACGCCTGCAACTTATCGAGCGCGACGGCCAGCAGTATCTGCTCGACGTGGCCCACAACCCTGCCGGGGCGTGGGCGCTGCGCTCGGCGCTGTCGAGCTACTTCGAAGACCGGCCGCTGGTGTTCGTCTTCGCCGCGCTGCGCGATAAGGCCATCGCCGAGATGGCCGACATCCTCTTCCCGCTCGCCGAGCGTGTGGTTGCCACCACGGTCGCGAATCCGCGCGCCGCGTCGCCAGAAGAGATCCGCGATGCCGCTGCTCGCACCGGGGCAGATACGGTTTGCCGCCCAGACCCTGCCGACGCCCTTCGCGTGGCAAAAGACCTCGCCCGCTGCAAAGCGTTGGTTGTGGTCACCGGCTCCATCTATCTTGTCGGCGAAGCCCTGCAGCAGCTCGGCGCCGACCGATGA
- the rsfS gene encoding ribosome silencing factor, translating into MTTTTRQQVLIALSACEEKKADALTILEMDKAASTFTDYFVICSGSNPRQIQAIADEVELRLKQVGQRPTHIEGYQKAEWVLLDYLDFVVHVFAPAARAFYDLERLWKGAKRLSPAELAAKPRKAATRKAAVKKTATKPAARKATKSKASASSASMRSRSVKRRVRRAS; encoded by the coding sequence ATGACGACCACCACGCGCCAGCAAGTCCTGATCGCCCTCTCCGCCTGCGAAGAGAAAAAAGCCGACGCCCTGACCATCCTCGAGATGGACAAGGCCGCTTCCACCTTCACCGATTATTTCGTCATCTGCTCGGGCAGCAATCCGCGGCAGATCCAGGCCATTGCAGACGAGGTGGAGCTGCGGCTGAAGCAGGTGGGCCAGCGCCCCACGCACATCGAGGGATACCAGAAGGCCGAATGGGTGCTGCTCGATTACCTGGACTTCGTCGTCCATGTGTTCGCGCCCGCGGCGCGCGCGTTCTATGACCTCGAGCGCTTGTGGAAGGGCGCCAAGCGCCTCTCCCCCGCCGAGCTGGCGGCGAAACCGCGCAAGGCTGCCACGCGGAAAGCCGCAGTCAAGAAAACTGCGACGAAGCCGGCTGCGCGCAAAGCGACGAAGAGCAAAGCCTCGGCGTCTTCTGCTTCCATGCGCTCGCGCTCGGTGAAGAGGCGCGTGCGTAGAGCCTCCTAG
- a CDS encoding 23S rRNA (pseudouridine(1915)-N(3))-methyltransferase RlmH: protein MKLRIAWIGKTKEPAITALTAEYMKRLGRFAEAESLESPDEDALLKSVEKLGGRTRPVLVILDQRGRQFTSEEFSQFLSDQQDRGTQQLVFAIGPADGFTAAARHAADLTLAFGKMTLAHELARVVLLEQLYRAFTILKGHPYHTGH, encoded by the coding sequence GTGAAGCTGCGCATCGCCTGGATCGGCAAAACCAAAGAACCGGCCATCACCGCGCTCACCGCGGAGTACATGAAGCGGCTCGGGCGCTTCGCCGAGGCTGAATCGCTCGAGTCCCCCGACGAGGACGCGCTGCTGAAGTCGGTCGAAAAGCTGGGCGGACGCACCCGTCCGGTGCTCGTGATCCTTGACCAGCGCGGCCGCCAGTTCACCTCGGAAGAATTCTCGCAGTTCCTCAGCGACCAGCAGGACCGCGGCACGCAACAGCTCGTCTTCGCCATCGGTCCGGCAGACGGATTCACCGCTGCTGCCCGCCACGCCGCCGACCTCACGCTCGCCTTCGGCAAGATGACGCTCGCGCACGAACTCGCGCGCGTCGTCTTGCTCGAACAGCTCTATCGCGCGTTTACAATCCTCAAGGGACACCCGTACCACACCGGGCATTGA
- the nadD gene encoding nicotinate (nicotinamide) nucleotide adenylyltransferase translates to MNIGLFGGTFDPVHRGHLAVARAAAERFALQQVLFVPASHPPHKQPGPLTPFLHRYAMLALALEGEKDFIPSLLEAPQSGGKDRPSYTLDTVRKAKQELGRAKTARLFVMIGIDAFEDIAKWHEAVTLLREAEFIIASRPGWSLGDVAAALPAEIRPSKAVLKTFARGTGTGDVVLDQGRVVLHLLPEVKVPFSSTEVRSAVVGKRSLARFVIPEVAEYIRKLHLYRASGSGERRQ, encoded by the coding sequence ATGAACATAGGCCTCTTCGGCGGCACCTTCGATCCCGTGCATCGCGGACACCTCGCCGTCGCGCGCGCGGCGGCGGAGCGCTTTGCGCTCCAGCAGGTGTTGTTCGTCCCGGCGTCGCATCCGCCACACAAGCAACCTGGGCCGCTCACGCCGTTCCTGCATCGCTACGCCATGCTGGCGCTGGCGCTCGAAGGCGAAAAAGATTTCATCCCCTCATTGCTGGAAGCGCCGCAGTCTGGTGGCAAGGACCGGCCCAGCTACACCCTCGACACGGTCCGCAAGGCGAAGCAGGAGTTGGGGAGAGCGAAGACCGCGCGCCTGTTCGTGATGATCGGCATCGACGCCTTCGAAGACATCGCTAAGTGGCACGAGGCTGTCACGTTGCTGCGCGAGGCTGAGTTCATCATCGCCAGCCGTCCCGGATGGTCGCTCGGCGATGTGGCGGCGGCGCTGCCGGCCGAGATACGTCCGTCGAAAGCGGTGCTGAAGACGTTCGCGCGCGGCACCGGTACCGGCGACGTCGTCCTCGACCAGGGACGCGTGGTGCTGCATCTACTCCCCGAAGTAAAAGTGCCGTTCTCGTCGACGGAAGTGCGGTCGGCGGTCGTGGGCAAGCGGTCGCTGGCGCGATTCGTCATCCCCGAGGTCGCCGAGTACATCCGCAAGCTGCATCTATATCGGGCAAGCGGAAGCGGTGAGCGCCGCCAGTGA
- a CDS encoding sigma-54 dependent transcriptional regulator, translated as MVRVPPSRPASSSPSSAFPAFDSQRIFVARDPKSLQLLEQVEKVAPTEATVLIRGESGTGKDLLAELVHFLSLSTRSVSAHSSAPFVKIDCAALPHELVESELFGYERGAFTGATEMKRGRLEFAGAGTLVLDEIAALSMPAQAKLLRVIEERKFDRLGGSKPVAVQARLIALTNIDLEHAVARKTFREDLYYRLNVVPLTVAPLRERPADIAPLAEHLLAQLSEVHRKPTPKFSTAAMRALEQYPFPGNVRELRNLIERALVYGSGGEILVEDLPAHVAAKTGAKQTLEQLERAYIAEVLEFTRGKKSQAAAILGISRKTLLEKRKRYGLD; from the coding sequence ATGGTCCGCGTCCCTCCATCCCGCCCCGCGTCCTCGAGTCCGAGCTCTGCGTTTCCAGCTTTTGATTCGCAAAGGATCTTTGTCGCGCGCGATCCGAAGTCGCTGCAGCTGCTCGAGCAGGTGGAGAAGGTCGCGCCCACCGAAGCCACCGTGTTGATCCGCGGCGAAAGCGGCACGGGCAAAGACCTGCTCGCCGAGCTTGTCCACTTCCTGTCTCTGTCCACGCGCAGCGTTTCCGCGCACAGCAGCGCGCCCTTCGTGAAGATCGATTGCGCCGCGCTGCCGCATGAGCTGGTGGAGAGCGAGCTGTTCGGCTATGAGCGCGGCGCCTTCACCGGCGCCACCGAGATGAAGCGCGGACGCCTCGAATTCGCGGGCGCGGGCACGCTGGTGCTCGACGAGATCGCTGCCCTCTCCATGCCCGCGCAGGCGAAGCTGCTGCGCGTGATCGAGGAGCGCAAATTCGATCGTTTAGGTGGGAGCAAGCCCGTGGCTGTGCAAGCGCGACTCATCGCGCTCACCAACATCGACCTCGAACACGCGGTCGCGCGCAAGACCTTCCGCGAAGACCTCTATTACCGGCTCAACGTGGTGCCGCTCACGGTGGCGCCGCTGCGCGAGCGTCCGGCGGACATCGCGCCGCTCGCCGAGCACCTGCTGGCACAGCTCTCCGAAGTCCATCGCAAGCCGACGCCAAAGTTCTCTACCGCCGCCATGCGCGCGCTGGAACAATACCCGTTCCCGGGAAACGTCCGCGAACTGAGGAACCTCATCGAGCGCGCGTTGGTCTATGGCTCCGGCGGCGAGATCCTGGTGGAAGACCTGCCGGCACACGTGGCCGCTAAGACAGGCGCCAAGCAGACGCTCGAACAGCTCGAGCGCGCGTACATCGCCGAGGTGCTCGAGTTCACGCGCGGAAAGAAGTCGCAGGCGGCGGCCATCCTGGGCATAAGCCGCAAGACGCTGCTGGAAAAGCGCAAGCGCTATGGCTTGGACTGA
- a CDS encoding 1-acyl-sn-glycerol-3-phosphate acyltransferase, which produces MTSTDHPINGAPATTAPAARKKGGTLSYLRSILILNNLVYLYTIVLGAISMVASVFDRTGRLQQALARTWSWLILKTAMVPVTVSGRERVDMTKPHLYAFNHASAMDIPVLYAHLPFQFRIIAKHELFRYPFLGWHLRRSGQIPIDRDNAHASFRSLRNAVGGLKGGMPLVVFPEGGRSQTGEIRPLMPGAFYVAIKAQVEVVPCAIVGTYEVLPINTFHIHPGPVQLIFGDPIATAGLTLHDMEKLAVRVQRAIEDLFYANARVADPRVPNEAPPVVHG; this is translated from the coding sequence ATGACTTCAACCGATCATCCGATCAACGGAGCACCCGCGACGACCGCGCCAGCGGCGCGCAAAAAAGGTGGCACGCTCAGCTACCTGCGCTCCATCCTGATCCTCAACAACCTGGTCTACCTGTACACCATCGTGCTGGGCGCGATCTCCATGGTCGCATCCGTCTTCGACCGTACCGGACGCCTCCAGCAAGCACTCGCGCGTACCTGGTCGTGGCTCATCTTGAAGACGGCGATGGTGCCCGTCACCGTGAGCGGACGTGAGCGCGTGGATATGACGAAGCCGCATCTCTACGCCTTCAATCATGCCTCGGCGATGGATATCCCCGTGCTCTATGCCCACTTGCCGTTCCAGTTCCGCATCATCGCGAAGCATGAGCTGTTCCGCTATCCCTTCCTGGGCTGGCACCTGCGCCGCTCGGGGCAGATCCCCATCGATCGCGACAATGCGCACGCTTCGTTTCGCAGCCTGCGGAATGCGGTCGGGGGATTGAAGGGTGGCATGCCGCTCGTCGTCTTTCCCGAGGGCGGCCGCAGCCAGACGGGCGAGATTCGGCCGCTCATGCCGGGAGCTTTTTACGTTGCCATCAAAGCGCAGGTGGAAGTGGTCCCCTGCGCGATCGTGGGGACGTATGAAGTGCTGCCCATCAACACGTTTCACATCCATCCCGGCCCGGTGCAGCTTATTTTCGGCGATCCCATCGCAACCGCGGGGCTCACGCTGCACGACATGGAAAAGCTCGCCGTGCGGGTGCAGCGCGCCATCGAAGACCTGTTCTACGCCAATGCACGCGTTGCCGACCCTCGCGTTCCGAACGAGGCGCCTCCGGTCGTCCACGGATAG
- the lpxC gene encoding UDP-3-O-acyl-N-acetylglucosamine deacetylase has translation MECSGVGLHSGAPVRVRILPAAAGTGVVFRRTDLDNFEVEAVSRNVAKVSYATSLMKKGVLISTTEHLLSAFIGLGVDNAIIELDNLELPILDGSAQPFVDMVMDAGLKQQRKKRAYLRMRKEVEVREGDKFIGVYPAEGYSVSYAINFPHPLIGNEVFEVELSGDRYRREIAPARTFGFRRDERQMRNMGLIRGATPESCIVLTDDGVENGPLRFQDEFVRHKVLDLIGDLALLGKRIIGRVVADRAGHAMHTALVSRILRDRSLWEETTDEAPARSAPALTPALADRLI, from the coding sequence GTGGAATGCTCCGGGGTAGGTCTGCACAGCGGTGCGCCGGTACGCGTGCGCATCCTGCCGGCCGCGGCGGGCACGGGCGTGGTCTTCCGTCGCACCGATCTCGACAACTTCGAGGTTGAAGCCGTGAGCCGCAACGTGGCGAAAGTGAGCTACGCGACTTCGCTGATGAAGAAGGGCGTGCTCATCTCGACCACCGAGCATCTGCTCTCTGCCTTCATCGGACTGGGCGTGGACAACGCCATCATCGAGCTCGACAACCTGGAGCTTCCCATCCTCGATGGCTCGGCGCAACCGTTCGTGGACATGGTGATGGACGCCGGCCTCAAACAGCAGCGCAAGAAGCGCGCGTATCTCCGCATGCGCAAGGAAGTGGAGGTGCGCGAGGGCGACAAGTTCATCGGCGTTTATCCCGCCGAGGGATACTCGGTCTCGTACGCCATCAACTTCCCGCATCCGCTGATCGGCAACGAGGTTTTCGAGGTGGAGTTATCCGGCGACCGCTATCGCCGCGAGATCGCCCCCGCGCGGACTTTCGGATTCCGCCGCGACGAGCGCCAGATGCGCAACATGGGATTGATCCGCGGCGCCACGCCGGAGAGCTGCATCGTGCTGACGGATGACGGCGTGGAAAACGGTCCGCTGCGTTTTCAGGATGAGTTCGTGCGCCACAAGGTGCTCGACCTCATCGGCGACCTGGCGCTGCTTGGTAAGCGCATCATCGGCCGCGTGGTCGCTGACCGCGCCGGCCACGCCATGCACACCGCCCTGGTCTCGCGTATCCTGCGTGACCGCTCGTTGTGGGAAGAGACTACAGACGAGGCGCCCGCGCGCTCCGCGCCGGCGCTCACTCCCGCCCTCGCCGACCGCCTCATCTAG